The genomic stretch TATTTTGGCATTTTGCTTAATAAGGGATGTCCAACAGGATTTATTCCCTTTTGTAATAATTCTTTTGCTGCCATTACTGCCCAGCATTTATCGCTGGAATGAATATTTCTGTAGAATGAAAGTAAAAGATCTGGTTTTACTACGGTAAATCCATTAGCATCAACTGTTTCAAGATCATTTCTTTCAAAGAAATCGATGGTGATTCTGTGATACTTTTCATTTTCCAATTCTACTGTTTTTTCATACCGTCTGAAGTTCTCTTCGCTCGGAAGATGGTCATAACGGGTCCAGACTTTCTGAAACCCTTCCTGTTGAAGAATGATGACTACTTCAGCTACGTTTTCTTTCTTTACAAAGACATCAATATCCTTGTGATCGTGGGCATGTTTATATTCTGTATGCCCTGTTTCTGACATAAAATGCCAGGCCCAGCCACCTGATATGATGACTTTATTCTTTAGTTTTTCTAATATTTCGAGCCCTAACCGGATTCTGAATTCCGGCCAGAGTTCTCCATATCTTTTTATGTTATGAGGTGCTCCCATTTTATTGTTATTTATAGTTTTTTGTTGTCATTCTGACGAAGGAAGAATCTCTGTTATTTTGTAAGATTCTTCACTTCGTTTATCAACTGCATCCCAGTTTGTATCAGAATGACGGCACTTTATTACTAGCCCCGATTGCAGCAATTGTCTGAGCTCATTTTTCTTTTTTCAAAAGAAAAATAGCGAGTGCGAAAAGCGGGATTAAGCTCCTAAAAATTGAATTGATTATTTATCCATTCTCACAATTCTCGGCTGGAATGTTCCCAGAATGTCTACCAATTCACTTTGTGCATTCATGACTTCATGAATATCTTTATACGCCATTGGTGCTTCTTCTGTATTTCCGCCCATTAGGGTAACATCTTTAAGCTTTAGTTCTTTTTTGATGTCATTCTGAGTGAAAAGACTTCTGCATTCTCCTCTTGAGTGTGCTCTACCAGCTCCGTGTGAAGCTGAATTCAGTGAATCCGGATTTCCTTTTCCACGGACGATAAATCCTTTGGCAGTCATAGATCCCGGAATCATTCCCAATTCATTTTCATTGGCTGGAGTGGCTCCTTTTCTGTGGACAATCACTTCTTTCCCGTTGTGAATTTCTTTCCATGCGAAATTGTGATGGTTCTCAATTCTGGCTTTTACTCTCCCGCCTACTGCTTTTACCAGCCTTCTGTGAATATCATCATGACAGGCTGAAGCATAATCTCCTGCAAGGTTCATAGCGGTCCAATATTCCAGACCAAGATGAGTACTCAAATCCAGCCACGCAAATTGTTGTGCTTCTTTAGGCAATGGACACTGTTCTACTGCTACTCTTGAGTAATATTGAGCAATTTCAGCTCCTAATCCTCGTGAGCCGCT from Chryseobacterium indologenes encodes the following:
- a CDS encoding nucleotidyltransferase domain-containing protein, producing MGAPHNIKRYGELWPEFRIRLGLEILEKLKNKVIISGGWAWHFMSETGHTEYKHAHDHKDIDVFVKKENVAEVVIILQQEGFQKVWTRYDHLPSEENFRRYEKTVELENEKYHRITIDFFERNDLETVDANGFTVVKPDLLLSFYRNIHSSDKCWAVMAAKELLQKGINPVGHPLLSKMPK